In Brassica rapa cultivar Chiifu-401-42 chromosome A06, CAAS_Brap_v3.01, whole genome shotgun sequence, a single window of DNA contains:
- the LOC103875455 gene encoding uncharacterized protein LOC103875455, with amino-acid sequence MIGLSTESSHMVVNVDGLMPPVPSPPVNAEVENIREESTVVVNDKAIDISEDEEDQENEPLIASAECRICQDECPIKTLESPCACSGSLKYAHRKCVQRWCNEKGNIICEICHQPYQPGYTAPPPPPQPEETTIDIGGGWTISGLDLHDPRLLPIAEAERRYLESEYVEYTASSASGAAFCRSAALILMALLLLRHALTITSDDGEDEDDPSNILSLVLLRAAGFLLPCYIMAWAISILQHRRQRQEAAALATQFALVLQSGQPRTVHFTVAPEPPSPSMATATTSTQQPEEPV; translated from the exons ATGATAGGTTTGTCAACAGAGAGCAGTCACATGGTGGTCAATGTAGATGGACTGATGCCACCGGTGCCATCGCCGCCAGTTAATGCGGAGGTCGAGAATATAAGAGAAGAGTCGACGGTGGTGGTTAATGATAAGGCAATTGATATTTCAGAGGACGAAGAGGATCAGGAGAATGAGCCGCTCATTGCTTCTGCGGAATGCCGTATTTGTCAAGACGAATGCCCTATCAAGACTCTCGAGAGCCCTTGTGCTTGCAGTGGCAGCCTCAAG TATGCTCACAGAAAATGTGTTCAGCGTTGGTGCAATGAAAAGGGAAACATCATATGCGAAATTTGCCATCAG CCTTACCAACCTGGATACACCgctccaccacctcctcctcagCCTGAAGAAACCACTATTGACATTGG TGGAGGATGGACAATCTCAGGTTTGGATTTGCATGATCCTCGCCTTCTTCCCATCGCAGAAGCTGAACGTCGCTATTTAGAGTCTGAATACGTTGAATATACTGCTTCAAGTGCCAGTGGAGCTGCCTTTTGTCGCTCAGCTGCCCTAATA tTGATGGCACTTCTTCTCTTACGTCATGCACTGACCATAACAAGCGATGATGGAGAAGACGAGGATGACCCATCTAACATACTATCT CTCGTCTTGCTCCGAGCTGCTGGATTTCTTCTTCCTTGCTATATCATGGCTTGGGCGATCAGTATCCTACAACACCGAAGGCAAAGACAG GAAGCTGCAGCTTTGGCTACACAGTTTGCATTGGTGCTTCAGTCAGGTCAACCTAGAACAGTTCACTTCACGGTGGCACCAGAACCACCATCACCCTCCATGGCTACTGCAACTACGTCTACACAACAACCTGAAGAGCCCGTCTGA
- the LOC103875454 gene encoding probable apyrase 6 isoform X2, protein MRRSHTRARVKTKPDKSDMDPVKFQIRSSNRSSSSSSIYTLTKSNSKHAKSNLFLTVASIATVLGFLFVCYSIASSGGRGSLRYSVVIDGGSTGTRIHVFGYRIESGKPVFEFRGANYASLKLHPGLSAYAEDPEGASAALRELVEFAKGRVPRGMWVETEVRLMATAGMRLLEVSVQEKILGVARRVLGSSGFLFRDEWASVISGSDEGVYAWVVANFALGSLGGDPIKTTGIVELGGASAQVTFVSSEPMPSEFSRTVSFGNVSYSLYSHSFLHFGQNAAHEKLWGSLVSRDRNSAVEPIREGKHADPCAPKGYNLDTITQKHLSGFLAEESKLASSFQAVGNYSECRSAALSILQEGNDKCSYQHCSIGSTFTPKLQGRFLATENFFYTSKFFGLGEKSWLSNMISAGERFCGEDWSKLRVKDPSLEEEDLLRYCFSSAYIVSLLHDTLGVPLDDERVGFANQAGDDIPLDWALGAFILQTEASTSQHASSSHLHWFYALFGIDSQTLLYFIGVPILMTVLVCLISKWRKPQLKTIYDLEKGRYIVSRIR, encoded by the exons ATGCGACGATCGCATACCCGTGCTAGGGTGAAGACTAAACCGGACAAATCAGATATGGATCCGGTTAAGTTCCAGATCCGATCCTCGAAccgatcatcatcatcttcctcaatCTACACCCTAACCAAATCCAATTCCAAACACGCGAAATCGAATCTCTTCCTCACCGTCGCTTCGATCGCCACCGTATTGGGATTCCTCTTCGTCTGCTACTCGATTGCATCCTCCGGCGGGAGAGGATCGCTTCGCTACAGCGTCGTGATCGACGGCGGGAGCACGGGGACGCGGATCCACGTGTTCGGGTACCGGATCGAGTCGGGTAAACCGGTTTTCGAGTTCCGGGGAGCGAATTACGCGAGCTTGAAGCTGCATCCGGGATTGTCGGCGTACGCGGAGGATCCCGAGGGAGCGAGCGCGGCGTTGAGGGAGCTTGTGGAGTTCGCGAAGGGGAGGGTTCCGAGGGGGATGTGGGTGGAGACGGAAGTGAGGTTGATGGCGACGGCGGGGATGAGGTTGCTTGAGGTGAGTGTACAGGAGAAGATTCTTGGGGTTGCGAGAAGGGTTCTTGGATCTTCTGGGTTCTTGTTTAGAGATGAATGGGCCTCTGTTATCTCTG GTTCTGACGAAGGTGTGTATGCTTGGGTTGTTGCGAACTTTGCTCTTGGTTCACTTGGTGGTGATCCGATTAAAACGACTGGGATTGTTGAGCTTGGTGGAGCCTCTGCTCAG GTGACGTTTGTGTCAAGTGAGCCTATGCCTTCTGAGTTCTCACGTACAGTATCATTTGGAAATGTTTCTTACAGTCTCTACAGTCACAGCTTCCTTCACTTTGGCCAG AATGCTGCACATGAGAAATTATGGGGTTCGCTTGTCTCAAGAGACCGTAATTCAG CTGTGGAACCTATACGGGAAGGGAAACATGCAGACCCTTGCGCTCCTAAAGGATACAACCTCGATACAATCACACAGAAGCATTTATCTGGATTTTTAGCTGAAGAAAGCAAACTCGCATCTTCTTTTCAAGCTGTGGGTAATTACTCAGAGTGTCGTTCAGCTGCACTATCAATCCTGCAAGAAGGAAATG ATAAATGCTCGTATCAGCATTGCTCTATTGGATCAACGTTCACGCCTAAGCTTCAAGGAAGATTTTTAGCTACAGAAAACTTCTTCTACACCTCTAAG TTCTTTGGGTTGGGAGAAAAGTCGTGGCTATCTAATATGATCTCGGCTGGAGAAAGATTCTGTGGAGAAGATTGGTCAAAGTTGAGAGTAAAAGACCCGTCACTCGAGGAAGAGGATCTTCTTCGGTATTGTTTCTCATCGGCATATATTGTATCGTTGCTTCACGATACTCTCGGTGTTCCTCTTGATGATGAAAG AGTCGGGTTTGCGAATCAAGCAGGAGATGATATACCGCTAGATTGGGCTTTAGGTGCATTCATTCTACAAACTGAAGCGTCGACCTCGCAGCACGCATCCTCTAGTCACCTCCATTGGTTCTATGCTCTGTTTGGTATCGACTCGCAGACGCTTCTATATTTCATCGGGGTACCAATCCTGATGACAGTTTTGGTATGTTTGATATCTAAGTGGAGAAAACCGCAGCTGAAAACGATTTACGACCTTGAGAAAGGTCGATACATAGTCAGCCGCATTAGATGA
- the LOC103875454 gene encoding probable apyrase 6 isoform X1, translating into MRRSHTRARVKTKPDKSDMDPVKFQIRSSNRSSSSSSIYTLTKSNSKHAKSNLFLTVASIATVLGFLFVCYSIASSGGRGSLRYSVVIDGGSTGTRIHVFGYRIESGKPVFEFRGANYASLKLHPGLSAYAEDPEGASAALRELVEFAKGRVPRGMWVETEVRLMATAGMRLLEVSVQEKILGVARRVLGSSGFLFRDEWASVISGSDEGVYAWVVANFALGSLGGDPIKTTGIVELGGASAQVTFVSSEPMPSEFSRTVSFGNVSYSLYSHSFLHFGQNAAHEKLWGSLVSRDRNSGTVEPIREGKHADPCAPKGYNLDTITQKHLSGFLAEESKLASSFQAVGNYSECRSAALSILQEGNDKCSYQHCSIGSTFTPKLQGRFLATENFFYTSKFFGLGEKSWLSNMISAGERFCGEDWSKLRVKDPSLEEEDLLRYCFSSAYIVSLLHDTLGVPLDDERVGFANQAGDDIPLDWALGAFILQTEASTSQHASSSHLHWFYALFGIDSQTLLYFIGVPILMTVLVCLISKWRKPQLKTIYDLEKGRYIVSRIR; encoded by the exons ATGCGACGATCGCATACCCGTGCTAGGGTGAAGACTAAACCGGACAAATCAGATATGGATCCGGTTAAGTTCCAGATCCGATCCTCGAAccgatcatcatcatcttcctcaatCTACACCCTAACCAAATCCAATTCCAAACACGCGAAATCGAATCTCTTCCTCACCGTCGCTTCGATCGCCACCGTATTGGGATTCCTCTTCGTCTGCTACTCGATTGCATCCTCCGGCGGGAGAGGATCGCTTCGCTACAGCGTCGTGATCGACGGCGGGAGCACGGGGACGCGGATCCACGTGTTCGGGTACCGGATCGAGTCGGGTAAACCGGTTTTCGAGTTCCGGGGAGCGAATTACGCGAGCTTGAAGCTGCATCCGGGATTGTCGGCGTACGCGGAGGATCCCGAGGGAGCGAGCGCGGCGTTGAGGGAGCTTGTGGAGTTCGCGAAGGGGAGGGTTCCGAGGGGGATGTGGGTGGAGACGGAAGTGAGGTTGATGGCGACGGCGGGGATGAGGTTGCTTGAGGTGAGTGTACAGGAGAAGATTCTTGGGGTTGCGAGAAGGGTTCTTGGATCTTCTGGGTTCTTGTTTAGAGATGAATGGGCCTCTGTTATCTCTG GTTCTGACGAAGGTGTGTATGCTTGGGTTGTTGCGAACTTTGCTCTTGGTTCACTTGGTGGTGATCCGATTAAAACGACTGGGATTGTTGAGCTTGGTGGAGCCTCTGCTCAG GTGACGTTTGTGTCAAGTGAGCCTATGCCTTCTGAGTTCTCACGTACAGTATCATTTGGAAATGTTTCTTACAGTCTCTACAGTCACAGCTTCCTTCACTTTGGCCAG AATGCTGCACATGAGAAATTATGGGGTTCGCTTGTCTCAAGAGACCGTAATTCAGGTA CTGTGGAACCTATACGGGAAGGGAAACATGCAGACCCTTGCGCTCCTAAAGGATACAACCTCGATACAATCACACAGAAGCATTTATCTGGATTTTTAGCTGAAGAAAGCAAACTCGCATCTTCTTTTCAAGCTGTGGGTAATTACTCAGAGTGTCGTTCAGCTGCACTATCAATCCTGCAAGAAGGAAATG ATAAATGCTCGTATCAGCATTGCTCTATTGGATCAACGTTCACGCCTAAGCTTCAAGGAAGATTTTTAGCTACAGAAAACTTCTTCTACACCTCTAAG TTCTTTGGGTTGGGAGAAAAGTCGTGGCTATCTAATATGATCTCGGCTGGAGAAAGATTCTGTGGAGAAGATTGGTCAAAGTTGAGAGTAAAAGACCCGTCACTCGAGGAAGAGGATCTTCTTCGGTATTGTTTCTCATCGGCATATATTGTATCGTTGCTTCACGATACTCTCGGTGTTCCTCTTGATGATGAAAG AGTCGGGTTTGCGAATCAAGCAGGAGATGATATACCGCTAGATTGGGCTTTAGGTGCATTCATTCTACAAACTGAAGCGTCGACCTCGCAGCACGCATCCTCTAGTCACCTCCATTGGTTCTATGCTCTGTTTGGTATCGACTCGCAGACGCTTCTATATTTCATCGGGGTACCAATCCTGATGACAGTTTTGGTATGTTTGATATCTAAGTGGAGAAAACCGCAGCTGAAAACGATTTACGACCTTGAGAAAGGTCGATACATAGTCAGCCGCATTAGATGA